A portion of the Girardinichthys multiradiatus isolate DD_20200921_A chromosome 23, DD_fGirMul_XY1, whole genome shotgun sequence genome contains these proteins:
- the her5 gene encoding hairy-related 5, which yields MKALSSPGSLEHKTQRKVSKPLMEKRRRERINNSLETLRLLMLENTQNEKLRNPKVEKAEILESVVEFLKKEKSEKDHQTMRKMVPEEPRPTCTCSYHDGMRSCLFRVSQFIASKSQELEETNALQASLKLSESQALVSSPVPLHTFPVVAPADVPAVLSPQHLLLQQPETRQMFSFSSSTTHFADPVWRPWPK from the exons ATGAAGGCTTTATCGTCACCTGGGTCTCTGGAACACAAAACCCAGAGGAAG GTGTCCAAACCCCTGATGGAGAAACGCAGACGGGAGCGCATCAACAACAGCCTGGAAACTTTGCGGCTTCTGATGCTGGAAAACACGCAAAATGAG AAACTAAGGAATCCAAAGGTAGAGAAGGCCGAGATCCTGGAGAGTGTTGTTGAATTCTTGAAAAAGGAGAAGTCGGAGAAGGATCACCAGACCATGAGGAAGATGGTTCCTGAGGAACCGAGACCCACCTGTACCTGTAGCTACCATGATGGCATGAGATCCTGTCTGTTCAGGGTCAGCCAGTTTATAGCCTCAAAGAGTCAGGAGTTGGAGGAGACCAACGCTCTCCAAGCCTCCTTGAAGCTTTCAGAGTCTCAGGCGCTGGTTTCCTCCCCAGTACCGCTCCACACGTTTCCAGTGGTTGCTCCTGCTGATGTCCCGGCTGTTCTGTCTCCTCAACATCTCCTCTTACAGCAGCCTGAAACCAGGCAGAtgttctccttctcctcctccacaACACATTTTGCTGATCCTGTATGGAGACCTTGGCCTAAATAA
- the LOC124860930 gene encoding transcription factor HES-7-like has translation MTRKPQSQTPEDGKSRKRILKPVVEKKRRDRINQSLAELRNLLLCSTSDPRLQNPKIEKAEILDLAVEYLKKWTDRKDLNNDFRTPAALGKLGATEFRDAPLLSSESAGFQQCMAQLNRYMHRITPTQRTSLTEGLRHHLGSWEPKQNSTHSNTMEPDGASVEAVCTSESRGESPWLLFPSHPSFQPLSCSTPCEDYLSPPPSPWFSPSLCTFTASPSFPSFACPFTFPHSLSPLSSNTSFLSISPTLPHTSPLGLHVPLLTSLIPPLQLPDREASPADSLSTIWRPWMG, from the exons ATGACCAGGAAACCACAAAGCCAAACTCCTGAAGATGGGAAGAGTAGAAAAAGG attttgaagCCAGTTGTGGAGAAGAAAAGAAGAGATCGAATAAATCAAAGTCTTGCTGAGCTAAGAAATTTGCTGTTGTGTTCCACCTCTGATCCC CGACTTCAGAATCCTAAAATAGAGAAAGCAGAAATTCTGGACTTGGCTGTGGAGTAtcttaagaagtggactgataGGAAGGACTTGAATAACG ACTTCAGGACTCCTGCAGCTTTGGGGAAACTTGGAGCCACAGAGTTCAGAGATGCTCCTCTCCTCAGCAGCGAGAGTGCAGGTTTCCAGCAGTGTATGGCCCAGCTGAACCGCTACATGCACAGGATCACACCAACACAGAGAACAAGCCTCACCGAGGGACTCAGGCATCACTTGGGGAGCTGGGAGCCAAAACAAAACTCCACCCACAGCAACACGATGGAACCTGATGGTGCGTCTGTGGAGGCAGTTTGCACATCCGAGAGCAGAGGAGAATCTCCCTGGCTGCTTTTCCCTTCCCATCCCTCCTTTCAGCCTCTCTCCTGCTCCACACCATGCGAAGACTATCTCTCTCCACCTCCCTCCCCCTGGTTCTCCCCCTCTTTGTGCACATTTACCGCTTCTCCTTCTTTCCCGTCCTTTGCCTGTCCCTTCACCTTCCCCCACAGCCTATCACCTCTGTCCTCTAACACCTCCTTCCTTAGTATCTCACCCACACTTCCTCACACCAGCCCTCTTGGTCTCCACGTCCCCCTGCTAACGTCATTAATACCCCCGCTTCAACTCCCAGACAGGGAGGCTTCACCAGCAGACTCTCTGTCAACCATCTGGAGGCCCTGGATGGGATGA